In a single window of the Mauremys reevesii isolate NIE-2019 linkage group 3, ASM1616193v1, whole genome shotgun sequence genome:
- the LOC120401180 gene encoding taste receptor type 2 member 7-like, protein MELSAGVVANGYIVALNCIDWVKSRKLTSYDKIITSLAFSRFCLQVFVSSDNFLYTLYPDLFHMNEISRPYGVIWMFINQLSLCFASCLSVFYCVKIATFNQSLFSWLKLRLSKLVPWLLLGSVLYCLVTTVAFTVFTYSSFVSSHNSTDCLSRNVTISDNNKNREVFTFLIHGIGSISPIILFITSSALLIISLWRHIRKMSLNSDLNLSFRNPTVDAHVRALKSVVSFFILYNIYYMALTLSIGTVAYVSDEWRITVCTIIVAAYPSLHSIVLILGNPKLKLASARILHSANC, encoded by the coding sequence ATGGAATTATCAGCAGGAGTTGTTGCAAATGGATATATCGTTGCCTTAAATTGTATTGACTGGGTCAAAAGCAGAAAACTGACTTCCTATGATAAGATAATAACCAGTCTGGCCTTCTCCAGATTTTGCCTACAAGTCTTTGTGTCATCAGACAATTTCTTATATACATTATATCCAGATTTATTTCATATGAATGAAATATCAAGACCTTATGGAGTTATTTGGATGTTTATAAATCAACTGAGTCTCTGTTTTGCAAGCTGCCTTTCTGTGTTCTACTGTGTGAAGATTGCCACTTTCAACCAGTCTCTCTTCAGCTGGTTAAAACTGAGACTCTCCAAACTGGTGCCATGGCTGCTTTTGGGCTCTGTGCTGTACTGCTTGGTTACCACAGTTGCTTTTACAGTGTTCACGTATTCCTCTTTTGTATCTTCCCACAATTCCACAGATTGTCTATCAAGAAATGTCACGATTTCAGACAACAACAAGAACCGTGAAGTGTTCACTTTTCTGATACATGGCATAGGATCTATTTCCCCCATTATTCTATTTATTACTTCATCTGCTTTGTTAATCATATCCCTTTGGAGACACATCAGGAAAATGAGCCTTAATTCAGACCTTAATCTGAGTTTCAGGAACCCCACTGTGGATGCCCATGTGCGTGCACTTAAATCTGTGGTGTCCTTTTTCATCCTCTACAATATTTATTATATGGCTTTAACATTATCAATTGGAACAGTAGCCTATGTCAGTGATGAATGGAGAATTACAGTGTGTACAATTATAGTTGCTGCCTATCCTTCTCTACACTCCATTGTCTTGATTCTGGGCAACCCCAAATTAAAACTGGCCTCAGCAAGGATTTTGCATTCTGCCAATTGCTGA